The nucleotide window AAGAAAAAAATTGTCAGATTAAAGTGGACAAACAGTTTCTAATTATTCAAAGATAATCTATTTTAaaaaatctatattttttttatcagcttaaaaaataatatttaacttGAAATACACTTGGACGCAATGCATACTTCATAAATGTGCACAATGCTTTAATATGTTGCTTTACCAATATGATTATTTATAGAGATAGATACTCAAGGTTGACTTATATTTCTCCCGATTAAGCCCAACCCTTTGATACAGCCTTctaaaaatgatccattatactcAATAATTAAGTACAAAACAATGTTTTGACTTTTTCGCTAGTCAAATCGGATTAACGAGTACATGTTTCCGCCTTCAGTCTCCCTCTTCGGACGCATGCCCCTAAGTCGATGTTACTTACCGTGGCTTCTCGTAAGAGTACGTATGTGAGCAATGGTGAGCTCGTTTGGAACATGCATGGGAATCAACAATTATGGCAACTTCGATAATGCTGGTTCGATTATTTTTTCCATGCTAACCGGAAATCGAAGGTGTTGAATGGTCAACTTTACACTTTTGGTCAAAGGCCTGAGGGTTGCAAGATTCCCTTCCCATCGTGTCATGGCAGTGCCGTATAGCAGAACTTTAGCGGTGCCAAGCACGTACGCAAACCTCGGAGCGGAGTGGCGGTGACGCTGGATATCCAGCTGACATGCAGTGCTCGTGATGGAGCCCGAGTGGCCCGCACCGCTACAAGCCAAATGCCCGGCATGCAACAAAGCTTTTCCCCGCCGGCAACCGACGGTCTCCGGCCCTCCCTCTTATTTGGAGAGTCACTTCACCCCCACACTGCTAAGCAAGCGATTCTGGCTGCCTTCTATTATAAGGGTCGTCATCTAACCATGCAAATATGGCTGAAAACAGTCTTACGCCATAGTAAAAGTACCGGGTAATCCAGTCCTACctggttagagagagagagagagagaatgtgggATGTGCTTGATTAGCGGGAAAAAAAGGGAGTAAGAAAGGAGCTCAGTGATAGGCTACCCATCAGATGCTTCAGTTTCTGCATAGCAGAGCTCCTACTACTATTTTGTTTCAGTGAAAAGGAAAAGCGAGGAGGGCAAGATACACGTAATAGATCGAAGGAAACAGGGGAATGAGAGTGGTGGAGAGAGATCCTCTGCTGCAGCCAAATGTTCTACTTCTCTTCCATTCTGCCTCAAAATGGCGGTGTGGAGCTCCTTTGGAGTGTGTTTCTTTTGGGTAGCTGGGTAGCCATTGCCAAACGAAGCTGCAGCTGTCCCGTAGTACAACAATCAACAACACGTAAAAGAAAGGTTATCTTAAAACCCCGAAAGAATGAAAACATCAGGAACACCAAGATCATCTCTAACAAATAAGTCTACCTCCTCATTTTGCCTCTTTAGTTTGGCATTCTCCTCCTTTAGATGGGCAACTTCCAGCTCTAGCTGAATGGTATACGCCTGCACCGGATTGATCATGAAAGAATAAAAACGAAGACTTAAGCCAAGCCATATAAACCGTCGAAGAGAAAGATGGATATGCCTGTTTCCTTGCGCGTGATCGGGCGGCAGATTCCCGGTTCTTGATCAGTCTCTTATGCTTGCGATCAATGCCGATGGCGATGCTTTCCCTCATCATCTTTCTGTTGGAGCAGCACGAGAAGAGCCCAGTGGGCGAGAATGCGGATGAGTACTGGCCATTGGAATTGCTAGCATTGGAGCGGGAGTTGGCATCAACTACAAGGTGCTGGAACTCCAAACCCGAGTTCAAATTGACGACTGTTTGAGGGTGGGCAGGAGGGGATGGAGGAGGTGGCACCGGTAGCTCTTCGATGGCAGGTGGAGAGATGGTGAGGGGCCTGTTCAATGGCCCGGCAGGGAAGTCCTGTAGGATCATGCCCCTGAAGGAAGGTGAAGAGGTCGGGTGGTCGTGGCGGTAGCAGTCCACAGGCGTCATGGGCTTGTCTTGGTAGAGGCTGTTGAGAGTCACATTCTTCCACACCTCCTCCATGGTCCTCCTGCTTGGTATCTGGGGAACGAGGACGGAAGAGTTGGACGAAGGGGGAGGGTCTTGTCGAAGACGATGATACTACCCCTTGGAGCTACTGCTACTCTGTAATGGTCGATTTTGCTGTTGGTCTCATGACTGTGTAGGGAAGAAGATACTGTAGGTCGTGagggaaggagaagaaaaaggtttcTCATGCTAGCTCTGGGGTCAAGAAGAGAGGGATGAAACGAGGCTCTGCCATCAATTGCGCCGTAATGCATTCTTCTTCTCTTAACAACAACAGAATTGAAATCCGTACCAAAGTACACATATGGACCTCCTTTTGATTCATGGTATGCAAGACATCTTCCGATTAGATCTCTTTTATGAGAGTCAAAAACAAGAAATGCACAGAGAAAAATTATACTTACCTGAGAACCCAGATACAGCCACCAAACATGTACTCTGTTGGCTTTTCTTTTTGTTGAGCTCGCTTATGGGCTCCTTTGTCCTTTGGGGAGGAAACAATGGGGCACAAGTTTGTCCTTTGACATGATATGAAGCCGACTTTGATGAGATATCTTTGCGTTCATCATACTTTTCTTTGCTTTATATTACAGTTTTATGGTATAAGCAAAGCAAAAGGGCAGTgtgatgtttgatatgatatgaaAGGAGGGATAATTGATGGAGTTCTTGTTTCACTGTGGTGATGAGAACCTGGGGCCAAAAGTGGCCAAAGAGCCAAATGATCCCTCTTGAGGATGCGACGAACCTCTGTAGTCATTTGTACTGTGCCAGATCGGAAAGAAATATGCGAGTATAAACGAAGCTAATAGTGAGTACGGGCTAATTATGTGTACACTGTAGCTAATTatccttaatatttttaatttttatattttaaaattatattgacatcattataattataaaaataaaacatctaaatctatttatcataatattatcaattttataaataaaaatatgaaaaaaaaaattaatatttcagTTGATAATCATAGACGATAATATTACTATAAGCCACAGATGATTATTATGGATGAGAATAGCGATAGCAAGAGATGAGAATCGCTTGACAATTGTGTTGATACATTTTCGACGACTGCGTCGATGTCGACAAATGTACAGAATGACCCTTACCTTTTGTCGTCATTATCTTCATCTACTATAGTCACCGGTGGCTTCAACGGTGTCATCGTCCATCACAACTAATTAAAACGTACTttcttattataaaaataataatatttttaatataattttttaaaatataagaatcagtatactaaaaataattaactataatataatatataattaactcgtTATGCATCGACTCAAACTGTGCCGGAGCAGCAGTATACAGGCACCTTTCTTCCGAAATAGTTATTTGGATCTCATCTGCTCCTTCTCATCGCACGCTCTGCCCTTTTGCCAGCACTTCTCAGGTTTCAAGTTGGATCGCTCTCAGAGCAGATGAGGAAGAGGCCGTGTTTTCGTTGAAAGGGAGGAGTTGGCGTAGTAGCAGTCGAGAAAGAAGACACTGCATCTTGCACGGAGACATCCTGAAGTAAATTGCCGATCTCCTCCAACAGCATATGGAGTTTCCAAGGTAGGAGCTGTAAGAAGTGGGAAGGCACCAAGTTTCAACTTGCGATGCAAATCTACTCACAACAAaacgcttatatatatatacaagcatGAAAGGGAAAGGTAAAGAAGTTATGCGCATGGGCTGAGCCCGGTAACGATTGCAACAATCTGTGGGGGCATTGGCGAGCAAAGGTTCACATCAGCCCAAAATAAACTCAAACAAGACAGACGCGTGAGAGGCCGACGGCACATTCCAACCAGTTAAGGATGGAGAGATGAGAGGCCACAACCGGGCGAGAAAGGGATGGACTGCAAAGAAGCTGCTACAGTTTCTTTCATGTGAGGTCTGAGAGCATCTCGATTTGTTGTGCACCATGTATTAATATTATCTTTGAAGTGGCGACATGCGGCCTCGGAGATTTTTCTCCTTCAAAGCTGAAGCAAATCACACACGAATTTGTGGCAAGGAACAACATCGAACCTTCTCTAGCACTTAAGCCATGCTCCAGTTCAGGGTTTTCGGTACAAGTTCTTATGTCCTAATTCTAGAATAAGTGAAACTTATAGGTGCATGTCACAACAATAAGTCCCTCATCTTCAGCGAGTCtgcttctctctctatctctctctctctctctctctctcacacacacacacttctTACTCTACAGTATTCGAAATGAAGCTAATTCCCATCATCAGAAAGGCTAATTGACTTGAGCTGCAGTTTTTGTAAATAATATGGATTGTTGCTGGTAGAACTGAGCTTTCCTTCTGAAAAAAAACGTGATGGTGATGCTTCCATGAAAACTGGCTTCGTTAACCTCTctcgctttctctctctctagccATCAATCAACGTTCAATCCACTGAAAAGATTTGTTTTGTAGCAGCCCGCCGACCAAATCTGTGGTTCCTTCTGGCTTCCAATGATTGAGACGCCATGCTTCGTtggtcatgtttgattaacaaaaACCCTAAACCACTCTTTCAGCGAGCATATTCTCCAGAAAAGAAGCTGCCAGAAGAACCTCACTGTCTCATTAGATGCTGCCGCagtttttttatcttcttcttaaaacaaaaagaaGATATATCCAGAGAAGAAGCTGCCAGCAGAACCTCACTGTCTCATTAGATGCTGTTGCagtttttttatcttcttcttaaaagaaaaagaagatatatCCATGCAGTACAGATGATGGAAGCCCACCGTGCTTGTTGCTTGCTGAATCAGTTAACCTTCTCCAGCAGAAGTAGATACATTACTCTCGAACCTCCCACCTAAAAGATTCTTCCTTAATCCCCATGACTGCAGTCGAAGTCTATCCTCAAGGATGACGTGAGGATCACTTCATGTACATTTTGGAACTGTGAAGTGTGAAGACCCCTTTCTGTCTTGGGCCAACCGAGTCTGCCGAGTTACCGACCAACACTCTTTAGCCATTGTTTGACAGTAATGTTAGGATTACTTCTGTCAATTGCTCTGATCCCATCAGAAACTTGCATTAGCTTTATCACTAATGAACCACAACACGATACCTAGCGAGAAAAATGAGAGTATACAAGGCATGACAGCTTATCATCTAATTCTTTACTTGAAAGTATGCATTTAATCATACGACTTTAACAGGATAGATGCGTGATGGGGATATGAACGTGACATGCACTATTTGCAGCGTGTTTGGATTCTATGATAACATATCGACACATGCCACTTGATGTGCCCAAAAATATATGATGTAGACCGTGTCTACTGTCGACAGGCTTCATTCACCCTTGGCGAGGAGCTGTCGAATTTTAGCTGAATTATCGCGCTTCTGTCGTTGGCCGAACTCTGTTTACTTTAGAGCATCGATGATACACAACCTAGATATATCATAAGCAAGATCAATCTCATCTCGTCATGTCTCATGTGATGTGTTTCTATTTTCCAAGGTGTACAACATTTCAGCATTGAAACGAAGCCTTGTGCGAATCAAAACATGTTCGAATGCCTTTGCTTCTTCTGATTGGGATTCTATTGAGAAAGCTTGAAATCGAAAGAAGTGCAAAAAATTTCCTTGATGATGGTTCAATTTGCGGCATAATGCCTATTAAGTCCATGCGCTAATGTAGAATTATCACTAATCATTGACTTTGAGATATAATAAGCATTGGATTAAATAAATCAAATGGCGTCCGCCTCGTTTCAGGGATTATTATTGAGCAGTTGTCATGATTCATGTTTATCCATGCGCATGCTAAAATTGGTGAATTAAAGATTTGCAGCGAACCCTCTCAAGAGACGGATTTAGTGGATGTATGGATGGACGGACAGCCTAATTTCGAGAATCCCATTGGACAACATACGACCAGGATACACGTGTCGCGATTCCACATGTAAATCACTTTGTTCCGTGACCATCGACAAACAGCCGATGAGCTGGCCCGCATGATAGTTGCTCAGCGGAAAAATGGGGGAAAGGTCGGTCCCATGTTACTTCCATCAGCTGTTCCGAGTGGGACAGCATCTTCTTCGAGTGTCCCTCTGAAACACAGAAGCAAAGAGTGCGTCCACTCCGCGATTCCTCTATTCTGCTGGGTTTTAAGTGCGATTGCTGTCCTCGATGGCACAGCTGCGTTGTCTTTGGTATAACgtataaaaaggaagaaaaaggccGGAAGCAGCCAAGGAAACCGACACGTTACGGGAAGCGATCCACCATGATCGAACTGTTTGCTGTTTGGCGCTATGCAGCGAGCGATCGAAGTACTGTCAGGTTGACGAGGACCGCCCCTCGAGGCGCAGCGAAAGGCCGTGAGGACGAAGCAGGGCCCGACTCCTTTTTTCCACGTGACACGAGCTCGATCGCAGACTCGAGCGtctccttttcctttcttcaCCCAGGTTGGGTCCGGTGCGTTGGAGATTTAAAGGGCAGAAAAGCCGTCGTTGGTTTGCATCTGGACGGCTGGTGGCCGAGCCGTCTCGAGCTGGAGTTGTCTCCTTGTGGCTCCCGTAAGGCACTCGACTGTGTGTCAGCCTAAGTTGGAGCGTAGCAACAAGTAGAATATTCCACAGTCGGCTCAACCAGACCGGATGGGACCAACACATTCCACAGATTTGGTTCCCTCGAGCGCTGCCCGGTCAAACATTTGGTTCACGGGTGACACGAATCAGCTTCACTCCACCGCCCAATTTCTATCTCGAGGAAGAAGAATAAAGGAAGAAAAAAGAGGACAGATCCGTATCTAAATATAGGAGACACACGTACACAAAGTTAATGACTGTTGGGTTGTAAAGGATGGAAGAGCCGTTACATGGCAGGCTAGAGTTCCCTGTGCGAGAAGACGCAGCCTCATCTACTGCGCCACCCAGAAATGAATAGGAAAGATGATGAGCTCACATGGTCTGGCTGTCACCGGGCCCTACCTGGACCACCTTACAACTCATCTGCCTCTTATCTCTTCACGACGGCAAACATCACGACACATAATCCAACAGCTCTTTCCCGATTGGAGCTGGAATCAAAGGCGGACAGGTGGAGCTGCCGTTGACGTGGGCCTTCTTCTCCCGAATACCTGAACTTACTATACCTGTTTGTGTAAACGGTGGTCGTGTTACGGATTCGGAGATTTACTATGGCATGAAGATAACTCTTGAAAAGACGAGCCCACCAAGCAGGGCAGTCCACTTGCGATCCATAAAACCCCCCGCACCCTCATTCGATGATAGAGAAGACGAGCCACCGAGGGTAGCAGTAGCCGCAAGTGAGCTAAAGCAGAGAGAAGACCGCCATGTCGAAGGAGGTGAACGTGGAGGGGGAGCAGCCGCCGGTGAAGGACTACACGGACCCTCCGCCGGAGCCGCTGTTAAACTTCGGGGAGCTCCGGCTTTGGTCCTTCTACCGCGCTCTCATCGCCGAGTTCGTGGCCACACTCCTCTTCCTGTACGTCACCATCGCCACCGTCATCGGCCACAAGGAACAGAACGCGGCCGACCAGTGCAGCGGCGTCGGCCTCCTCGGTATCGCCTGGGCCTTCGGCGGCATGATCTTCATCCTCGTCTACTGCACCGCCGGCATCTCTGGTCCTCCTCGCCCACCTTTCGATTTTTAACCCAAAAATTCAACTAAAATGCATATGTGCTAAATCCTACTTCGCTTGGGTTCTGTAGGAGGGCACATCAACCCCGCGGTCACGCTCGGGCTGTTCTTGGCGCGGAAGGTGTCGCTGATACGGGCGTTGCTGTACATGGTGGCGCAGTGCTTGGGAGCCATCGTCGGGGTGGGGATCGTGAAGGGGATCATGAAGCACCAGTATAACTCCCTCGGCGGCGGAGCCAACGTGGTCGCCGCCGGCTACTCCAAGGGTACCGCCCTCGGGGCGGAGATCATCGGCACCTTCGTCCTCGTCTACACCGTCTTCTCTGCCACCGACCCCAAGCGCAGCGCTCGCGACTCGCACGTTCCCGTACGTACCAAAAAGACAACACGCATGTCTACCCTAAATTACTGGTGTTTTGAAGTCTTTTTTCAGTGGATTCTGTTGACTTGAATTAATTGTTTACAGGTGTTGGCACCACTCCCCATCGGGTTCGCCGTGTTCATGGTGCACCTCGCCACCATCCCCATCACCGGGACCGGCATCAACCCTGCTCGGAGCCTTGGCGCTGCAGTCATCTACAACCAGGACAAGCCCTGGGATGACCATGTGAGACCATAATTTCGGGCATTATACGAATTCTTTCATGTCTGTGGTTGTTTTGGAGGTGGAATGATTGTGTTCTCTCTGGTTGTGCATGCAGTGGATCTTCTGGGTGGGTCCCTTCGTCGGAGCGTTAGCCGCGGCGGCGTACCACCAGTACATCCTGAGAGCAGCGGCCATCAAGGCTCTGGGTTCCTTCAGGAGCAACCCCACCAACTAAAATCAGCTTCTTGAAGCATGCAGCAGCAGAAGCCTCGCCTTTTCTCGTCTTCTTTCGTTTGTGTGAATGATGATTGCACGCGAGGGAAGTGAAGAGAAAGGGGGATAGAGGGTTGCTTCTGATTTCCTTATTTTATCTGCCTTTGTTTCGTCTCTCTCAGCTTCTTCTTTGCCTTGTGTAATGTAAGGGGGATGTGTGGCACTCTGGTTACTTCAAGTTGGGGGAAACTATGGGTTGTTGTCTTCTAGTCTATTTCTTAACAACACCGTTGTCTGTTCTCAGTAACATCGTCTTAAATTGTGCTCATTGGTAGTCTAATTATGAGAGGGGAATCAATTTGCAGGACATATCACACCCACCACCTTTGGCCCTTATCTTTTGACTTGCCCTCCACTTGCTTCCTCGGCCCGTATCTTTTAACTTGTCCTCCACTTGCTTCCACCCAACTCTGCTCTTCTTTTACTTTGCCCAACCCTACTTTGCTCTTCTTTTATGCAAAAGAAGACGAGCGAAAGACAGAAAGATCTTTTGCCTCGTGCAAAGCGAAAGGCTGTTCATTCCCGACTGCCGTGCCACGCGGATAACTGTCCCTGGTCGTCGAAAGCTCACAGTGTGGAGTTCTCAGGTTGGCCCTCCTGCCGCAGCTCTGTAAAGCTGTGGCGTGCTGCACTTGGCTTGCACCATTGACAGCTTGTTGGTGTGCTGCAGCACTGGCGAGGGAGAAGGTCTGAAATGGCAGGCACACAAGGAAGGTGCTTGTCCATCGAGTCACAAGATCCCTCGTGATGTTATCGTCCCTTCCGTTCGCAATCGACGATGGCCATCACAAGCTTCTCGATCCAACACTTGCGATCATGTTGTGAGTGGTGTTCTCATCTTTTCCACTCCCAGTTGTCGACCGCCGCTAAGTGGTGTGAAGAGACCTCTCATATTCGATCAGATTACATATTTTCCAATTCGAGCCGCAGCAGCGAGCATCAATCGAATTCGCCAACCTGATCCACAATGTCGTGTTCTAATCATAGTTGATGTGGCCATCCATAAGATTCGTGAAGGGTCTTGTTCCTTTCGGTGTAGAAAATTCGATCACGTTGCAAGTTCTTCGATTCAAGCCTCACAAGTACACATCAATCAACCTATTGATTTGCAAATCTTCCACGTAATCGATCCTCCTATCAAATTATTACGGTGCAGCGACCAATTCATTCAGCAAGAATTAGAATTTGTTTCCGGATAAAAAGATAtttgctaattacatattatctaaataattattatctttagtatttcgatttTTACATTTAAAAAAGTCATACtaatattcttataattatgaaagttaaatatttatattcatttattcTAACGCTATCgattttatcaacgaaaatataaaaaacaaagggtaaaaagataattttaacattccagTTAATGATGGCGGACGATGTTGGTAGTGGCAAACGGTGGCAGCACTAAGGATCGCAGGTAGCTATTATGAATGAGGAGAGCGATCACGAGAGATGACAATCGCTCTACATTTGCGTCGATGTCCATACAATTGCCCAGTGACTTTTTTACCTTTCTACATATGTATTGGTAGCCCTTTCGTCGCTCGACAAATTATATAAGTGTCGACGCAATTTGCTAAACAACCCTTTTGTTGCTTTATAACTGCACCGACACTGATATAAATGTAAACAGATGAAAGAATCGCTAAGCAATGTGTCAATGTTGAGATGACTCTTTCATCTCGTCATTGCTCTTCTCATCcataactgtcttctgcaatctcTAATGGTGCCATCGTCTATCATCAccaactaaaacattaaaattatttttatatttttatattttcattgataaaatcaATAACGTTATGATATATGAACTtacatgtttcactttcgtaaatatAGAGAAATTAATATAACTATTTAAAGTGTTATAGATCGAGAGACTAAAGATAACTAACtgcatattatattatataattagccGCTTTGTATGATACTCGACATTTGTATATATTGAAATATGCTGAAGAATTATCATCATATTAAAAGGCCTGTTTAAGTTTTTGTTCTCGAGGACAAGTCCCAATGTCCGATCAACAAATAAGCTTCGAATAATGACCCAACAATACTTGCGTGTTTCGAGGGTGATGGAAAACGTGGCTTCTTCCGTGTCTCTATCACGTACAAATAATGTGAATTATATGTACTGCCATCATAATGACCCACGAATGAGTAAAGACAAGAAATAATCAAATGATTCAAACTCTTAATGATTTGAAATAAAATATGGAGCAGAACGAAATGAAAATGATTGACAATAATATTGAACCTATGGCATGCTGCTGCTTCTTTATCCATACCAAATTTAATGGCATTTATTAGAATTTCTTAGCTCAATCTCTTTGTCTCAACACATTGAAACTATTCATACTATTCTTCCATTTTAATTAGTTGGACGACAAAAATTTTGTACTGACACGGTAAAAATATCTGTagcatatataaattttaatgaaGTAGAAAAATCTAATAGGTCTTAAATAATTGAGACATTACGACTAGTTATCatcttgtcaaaaaaaaaaaaatctaattggaGATCCAATTATGTATATTTACCAATTGTTGCTCTTATATAATTCAATTAAATACATGTAGCTATACAGCTATGACgaggttgaaaaaaaaaaagaaaaccaagtCTCACCTTTTTTTAGTCGAAGTGTCAACACGATTAGGTCCAATTGTCGATGTTCAGGACCAGTGACAAGGCCTTCGTCGAGTCAAACTAGGAGTTGGCTCCATTCTCGCTCCGTCAATCAATACGCAGTCTGTTTCGTCATCGTTAAGCTTCTGCACATAGGCCTGAGTCAGGAGGGGAGGGGTCTTCCGACTTAGCCCCTCCAAAGGTTAAGTTAGCACTGGTATGGTTTAAAAGGGTTAAGCTTTCCAATCTACACGGATTGGCATTGTGCGGCATCGccccgagctttccgggatgaCTGTACCATGATGATATCGTTTCGTACGGAGAGGGCAATGAGCGGTTACCCATCGTATATGTGTTGTGCGCCACATCGAACTTAAAGTTCTATGTCTATATCGTCGTGTTTACTTGTCTGGTCCATGTGGGCAATATCGAAATGTGCACTATTAATAATAACAAAATatgattttcaaaatatttttctgagATCTTGAAGGGATGTTTTGTTAATATTCCTCCCGA belongs to Musa acuminata AAA Group cultivar baxijiao chromosome BXJ3-5, Cavendish_Baxijiao_AAA, whole genome shotgun sequence and includes:
- the LOC103984778 gene encoding bZIP transcription factor 27-like; amino-acid sequence: MEEVWKNVTLNSLYQDKPMTPVDCYRHDHPTSSPSFRGMILQDFPAGPLNRPLTISPPAIEELPVPPPPSPPAHPQTVVNLNSGLEFQHLVVDANSRSNASNSNGQYSSAFSPTGLFSCCSNRKMMRESIAIGIDRKHKRLIKNRESAARSRARKQAYTIQLELEVAHLKEENAKLKRQNEEVDLFVRDDLGVPDVFILSGF
- the LOC135638579 gene encoding aquaporin PIP2-7 → MSKEVNVEGEQPPVKDYTDPPPEPLLNFGELRLWSFYRALIAEFVATLLFLYVTIATVIGHKEQNAADQCSGVGLLGIAWAFGGMIFILVYCTAGISGGHINPAVTLGLFLARKVSLIRALLYMVAQCLGAIVGVGIVKGIMKHQYNSLGGGANVVAAGYSKGTALGAEIIGTFVLVYTVFSATDPKRSARDSHVPVLAPLPIGFAVFMVHLATIPITGTGINPARSLGAAVIYNQDKPWDDHWIFWVGPFVGALAAAAYHQYILRAAAIKALGSFRSNPTN